CTATGTGAATAATGACTtggtaatataattttttcggAAATTATAAAATGTTCATATATATTCTAACTTTTTAAGAGCTGTCTGGCTGTCTCTCTCCCCTCTCTAGAGTTCAAGCTTAAAAGCAGAACCAACTTGTTTTTGGATGAATATAGAGCCATCTACTTTGAATAGaatttctctttctcaaatCATATTTGCAGATTCTGTAAACCACTAGCTCTGCTACCTCTACTCGATTTTATCGTTATCCAAACATAAAGATGAAAGGCATAGACATCTTCTGCGCATCCCAAGCCTCAACAGCCATATGTCTGAGCATGGAACAAGCCTCCTGCGGCTCCTCTTCCTCCACCATTCAACTCGGTGGCCGAGCCATCGACCGCCACAACCCCATCATTAGAGATTCAAGAAGATCAAGCCCCAAACCTCTCCCCACTGCTCCTTGCTCTTCTCACCCTCCCATCAATCCCAAACCTTACCAGAAGTCCAAGAAAAGCTCTTCTTCTTCAAAGCCCAGTAGCCACCACAAGAAAAGCTCTACCTCTAAGACAATTTGTAGTGATCAAAAGAAGAAGAGTGTAGCTACGCCAGCTGAGGATCAAATCATCAACAAGAATTCTGCTCAGGCAACTGATATTATAAGGAAGATTTGGGCTAAACAGGATGATTTAATCACTACTCCTGCTTCGTCTAGATATTTGTTGAGCGACACTGCTTACTTCGATGGGTTGTCGGATTACGACTCGGTTTTGGCTTTGGCTCCGGTtgatgatgaaaagaataagaagatCACTCAATCTACCAAAGAAGATGAATCCGCTGCTTCAAAACCCTCTTCATCGTCTTCCTCAAAATCTCCTTCCTCTGACCAGGTTCGTTTGCAGTCTCTCTTTCATTTGGAAAGGGCTAGCCTTTTAGTATGATCAGCAATACTCTTGAAGCTTTTGTTTACCTTAGATATATTTCACAAAAAATCAGATTAATAAGGAAGAAAGATAAAGGGAAAAGAGGAAAACCTATGAACTTTTGCTTGTGCGGTTGTTTCTTTAATGCATTCCAAGGTAAACCTGAATCGACACAACCAACGATGtcggtttttattttatacatGTTTTTAGTTCTTAAAGCACTTCAGATGATGAAAATGCTCTAGTGCTGGACTAtttgtcaaattcttgaaaCCAAGTTGACATGGTACTGAAAAATACAAGCCAGTTTTATGTGGGACCTGTTATGTTTTATGTATAGGTGGTGATGATAATTAGGATGATATATAGCTTTTAGTGTTGTTGGTGACATTAATGAAATCGCTCGCAGGCTGTGGTCCTGAGGGTGTCACTGCACTGCAAAGGCTGTGAAGGAAAATTGAGGAAACATCTATCTAGAATGGAAGGTATGCGTATGATTTTGTGCTCCTTACAGCATCTttggttatttaaaaataaagacatAAATTTGACAGTTATTACTACACTGTTGTCCTTTCTCCGTCACATATCCAGTTCTCGAGTGGGGGAGAATTCGAACTTTATAGTATTAAATATTGTAGACTCTTTAACAGTTATTATTTGAGCAGGAGTGACGTCCTTCAACATCGACTTCAAAGCAAAAAAGGTGACAATCATGGGAGATGTGACCCCGTCGGGCGTCCTGGCAAGCGTCTCAAAGGTGAAACATGCCCAGTTTTGGCCAGCTACAGTTTCATCACCTTCATCAGCTCCTTCAAATAGGTCTAGTCatgtagaaaacaaaaaataaatttaaagaaatcgTACGTTAAAAATGAGAAGATTCGGAAATTGTGCCATGGGTTGTGGGATCGTCAAATGTTTGATTTTAGTGTAAATGCCAGGATTAGCATGGGTAGCAGAAATAGAATCTGTGCCACTTGgtagaaagtaaaagaaattaaagcaaGTTAAGAAGTGGCTTCTGGGTCCTCATCTTTTCCAGTTATGCTAAGTGCCTGTATGATATTTAACTTTCTGTTTGTATAAAAAGAGGGGCTcttttagagcattggcattgttCTAGCTAAAActatttctaaaattaaaaattttatgtgcagtcacttttgtgtacttttttgcgcactctattgatgtgattggttgtgtattaaaaaaaatgatgcaaccaatcacatcagtagagtacgcaaagagtacgtaaaagtgattatacatagcattactcttttgaCATTTTGCATGTCGTTTGCCACAAGCATGTCGTCTCCACTCCCATTCCCAAATTTGGGTTGATGTGTTGACATTCATAGACACTACCATAATGGTGGCGTCTTTAGACTATGGTGGCGAGCTCAAGCACCGTAGGGACCGGATCGTGAAATGGCTCTATACAACGACCTCGTCGATGTAGCCGATGTCGAAAATGCGACGACATAAACAATCTACTGACTAATAATCGTCATGAGGCGAAGACTCCGGCTAGGAAGGAAAGCGATGGCCAAGAAGGGAAAGGAGGGTCACCGATGATGCCGCAACCATAAAAGGCAAGACGTCAGAGATTTGGATCCCTACTACACTGtttgcattattttttctctttttttgataggtgCTTCCTTGGCATCTCATTCTCTGTAGAATTTCATCTCatggaagaaaatatttttctcaatttgcAAATAGATTATCCAACACTCAAAAGATCAATACGTTTTGTCAAAAACTTACATCAACACGTCTTGAACACTCACCAAAGAGCTAAGCATGATTCCCACTATTATAAGTGGCGATCAAAATCATCATCATATTGGATGGAAAATTCTGGGAATGATGAGATTTAAAACTATGAACACAGAAAGTTTTAAATTCTGTTGAGTGAAAAACACCACACGGATTTCTATTGATTTcatcaataatatatacaagtgtATATATTCCAGTTTAAGAAAGAAAGCTAAATTTAAGCCTACAATTTACAAAACATTTACTCAAGATTTTTCTAGCGATTACAGAATATTT
This genomic interval from Carya illinoinensis cultivar Pawnee chromosome 10, C.illinoinensisPawnee_v1, whole genome shotgun sequence contains the following:
- the LOC122279980 gene encoding protein SODIUM POTASSIUM ROOT DEFECTIVE 1-like — protein: MKGIDIFCASQASTAICLSMEQASCGSSSSTIQLGGRAIDRHNPIIRDSRRSSPKPLPTAPCSSHPPINPKPYQKSKKSSSSSKPSSHHKKSSTSKTICSDQKKKSVATPAEDQIINKNSAQATDIIRKIWAKQDDLITTPASSRYLLSDTAYFDGLSDYDSVLALAPVDDEKNKKITQSTKEDESAASKPSSSSSSKSPSSDQAVVLRVSLHCKGCEGKLRKHLSRMEGVTSFNIDFKAKKVTIMGDVTPSGVLASVSKVKHAQFWPATVSSPSSAPSNRSSHVENKK